Proteins from a single region of Callithrix jacchus isolate 240 chromosome 12, calJac240_pri, whole genome shotgun sequence:
- the SYCE1 gene encoding synaptonemal complex central element protein 1 isoform X4 gives MAGRSLASKAEPAAAATDMAEKDGGQDTSSQKIEDLMEMVKKLQKVGSLEPQVEVLINRINEIQQAKKKVNEDVGEARTISEALQKELDSLHGEKVRLKEILSKKQETLRNLRLYCQEKESEAQRKHTMLQECKERISALNVQIEEEKKKQRQLRLAFEEQLEDLMGQHKDLWDFHPEQLAREICTLDSSKEQLLKEEKLVEAKLEDVKQQLCSLCGAEGASTLDEGLFLRSQEAAATVQLFQEEHMKAEELLAAAAQHHQQLQQKCQQLQQKRQRLKEELEKHGTQVPAQAQSTQEEEAGPGDVASPKPLKAREKKDLELHTKQGLMSS, from the exons ATGGCCGGAAGGTCCCTGGCGTCGAAGGCCGAGCCCGCCGCAGCAGCCACGGACATGGCGGAGAAGGACGGAG GGCAGGACACATCCTCACAGAAAATTGAAGACTTGATGGAAATGGTGAAAAAGCTGCAGAAAG TGGGAAGCCTAGAGCCCCAAGTTGAGGTCCTGATTAACCGGATTAATGAGATCCAGCAAG CAAAAAAGAAGGTCAATGAAGACGTAGGAGAGGCCCGGACCATCTCTGAAGCCCTGCAGAAGGAACTGGACTCGC TGCATGGAGAGAAAGTACGCCTGAAGGAGATCTTGAGCAAAAAGCAAG AGACCCTGAGGAACCTCCGGCTGTACTGCCAGGAGaaggaaagtgaggcacagag GAAGCATACCATGTTGCAGGAGTGCAAAGAGAGAATTTCTGCTCTGAATGTACAGAtcgaagaagagaagaaaaaacagagacaGCTGAG GTTGGCTTTCGAGGAACAGCTGGAAGATCTGATGGGCCAACACAAGGACCTCTGGGACTTCCAC CCGGAGCAGCTAGCAAGAGAGATCTGCACCCTGGACAGCAGCAAGGAGCAGCTGCTCAAGGAAG AGAAGCTGGTCGAGGCAAAGCTGGAAGATGTGAAGCAACAGCTGTGCTCCCTGTGTGGTGCTGAGGGCGCCTCCACCCTTGATGAGGGGCTCTTTCTCCGTAGCCAGGAGGCAGCAGCCACAGT GCAGCTGTTTCAGGAAGAGCACATGAAGGCTGAGGAGCTCCTAGCAGCTGCAGCCCAGCACCACCAGCAGCTGCAGCAAAAGTGCCAGCAACTGCAGCAGAAGCGGCAGAG GCTGAAGGAGGAGCTAGAAAAGCATGGAACACAGGTCCCTGCCCAAGCCCAGAGCACACAAGAGGAAGAGGCTGGCCCAGGAGATGTG GCCAGTCCCAAGCCCCTAAAAGCCCGTGAGAAGAAAGACCTGGAGCTGCACACCAAGCAGGGCTTGATGTCCTCATAG
- the SYCE1 gene encoding synaptonemal complex central element protein 1 isoform X7, with protein MAGRSLASKAEPAAAATDMAEKDGVGSLEPQVEVLINRINEIQQAKKKVNEDVGEARTISEALQKELDSLHGEKVRLKEILSKKQETLRNLRLYCQEKESEAQRKHTMLQECKERISALNVQIEEEKKKQRQLRLAFEEQLEDLMGQHKDLWDFHKPEQLAREICTLDSSKEQLLKEEKLVEAKLEDVKQQLCSLCGAEGASTLDEGLFLRSQEAAATVQLFQEEHMKAEELLAAAAQHHQQLQQKCQQLQQKRQRLKEELEKHGTQVPAQAQSTQEEEAGPGDVASPKPLKAREKKDLELHTKQGLMSS; from the exons ATGGCCGGAAGGTCCCTGGCGTCGAAGGCCGAGCCCGCCGCAGCAGCCACGGACATGGCGGAGAAGGACGGAG TGGGAAGCCTAGAGCCCCAAGTTGAGGTCCTGATTAACCGGATTAATGAGATCCAGCAAG CAAAAAAGAAGGTCAATGAAGACGTAGGAGAGGCCCGGACCATCTCTGAAGCCCTGCAGAAGGAACTGGACTCGC TGCATGGAGAGAAAGTACGCCTGAAGGAGATCTTGAGCAAAAAGCAAG AGACCCTGAGGAACCTCCGGCTGTACTGCCAGGAGaaggaaagtgaggcacagag GAAGCATACCATGTTGCAGGAGTGCAAAGAGAGAATTTCTGCTCTGAATGTACAGAtcgaagaagagaagaaaaaacagagacaGCTGAG GTTGGCTTTCGAGGAACAGCTGGAAGATCTGATGGGCCAACACAAGGACCTCTGGGACTTCCAC AAGCCGGAGCAGCTAGCAAGAGAGATCTGCACCCTGGACAGCAGCAAGGAGCAGCTGCTCAAGGAAG AGAAGCTGGTCGAGGCAAAGCTGGAAGATGTGAAGCAACAGCTGTGCTCCCTGTGTGGTGCTGAGGGCGCCTCCACCCTTGATGAGGGGCTCTTTCTCCGTAGCCAGGAGGCAGCAGCCACAGT GCAGCTGTTTCAGGAAGAGCACATGAAGGCTGAGGAGCTCCTAGCAGCTGCAGCCCAGCACCACCAGCAGCTGCAGCAAAAGTGCCAGCAACTGCAGCAGAAGCGGCAGAG GCTGAAGGAGGAGCTAGAAAAGCATGGAACACAGGTCCCTGCCCAAGCCCAGAGCACACAAGAGGAAGAGGCTGGCCCAGGAGATGTG GCCAGTCCCAAGCCCCTAAAAGCCCGTGAGAAGAAAGACCTGGAGCTGCACACCAAGCAGGGCTTGATGTCCTCATAG
- the SYCE1 gene encoding synaptonemal complex central element protein 1 isoform X9 — protein sequence MAGRSLASKAEPAAAATDMAEKDGGQDTSSQKIEDLMEMVKKLQKVGSLEPQVEVLINRINEIQQAKKKVNEDVGEARTISEALQKELDSLHGEKVRLKEILSKKQETLRNLRLYCQEKESEAQRKHTMLQECKERISALNVQIEEEKKKQRQLRLAFEEQLEDLMGQHKDLWDFHKPEQLAREICTLDSSKEQLLKEEKLVEAKLEDVKQQLCSLCGAEGASTLDEGLFLRSQEAAATVQLFQEEHMKAEELLAAAAQHHQQLQQKCQQLQQKRQRLKEELEKHGTQVPAQAQSTQEEEAGPGDVVSPRPGKEERPGAAHQAGLDVLIGQEDTLHP from the exons ATGGCCGGAAGGTCCCTGGCGTCGAAGGCCGAGCCCGCCGCAGCAGCCACGGACATGGCGGAGAAGGACGGAG GGCAGGACACATCCTCACAGAAAATTGAAGACTTGATGGAAATGGTGAAAAAGCTGCAGAAAG TGGGAAGCCTAGAGCCCCAAGTTGAGGTCCTGATTAACCGGATTAATGAGATCCAGCAAG CAAAAAAGAAGGTCAATGAAGACGTAGGAGAGGCCCGGACCATCTCTGAAGCCCTGCAGAAGGAACTGGACTCGC TGCATGGAGAGAAAGTACGCCTGAAGGAGATCTTGAGCAAAAAGCAAG AGACCCTGAGGAACCTCCGGCTGTACTGCCAGGAGaaggaaagtgaggcacagag GAAGCATACCATGTTGCAGGAGTGCAAAGAGAGAATTTCTGCTCTGAATGTACAGAtcgaagaagagaagaaaaaacagagacaGCTGAG GTTGGCTTTCGAGGAACAGCTGGAAGATCTGATGGGCCAACACAAGGACCTCTGGGACTTCCAC AAGCCGGAGCAGCTAGCAAGAGAGATCTGCACCCTGGACAGCAGCAAGGAGCAGCTGCTCAAGGAAG AGAAGCTGGTCGAGGCAAAGCTGGAAGATGTGAAGCAACAGCTGTGCTCCCTGTGTGGTGCTGAGGGCGCCTCCACCCTTGATGAGGGGCTCTTTCTCCGTAGCCAGGAGGCAGCAGCCACAGT GCAGCTGTTTCAGGAAGAGCACATGAAGGCTGAGGAGCTCCTAGCAGCTGCAGCCCAGCACCACCAGCAGCTGCAGCAAAAGTGCCAGCAACTGCAGCAGAAGCGGCAGAG GCTGAAGGAGGAGCTAGAAAAGCATGGAACACAGGTCCCTGCCCAAGCCCAGAGCACACAAGAGGAAGAGGCTGGCCCAGGAGATGTGGTAAGCCCCAGACCTGG GAAGG AAGAAAGACCTGGAGCTGCACACCAAGCAGGGCTTGATGTCCTCATAGGCCAAGAGGACACACTCCACCCCTGA
- the SYCE1 gene encoding synaptonemal complex central element protein 1 isoform X3 produces the protein MAGRSLASKAEPAAAATDMAEKDGGRQDTSSQKIEDLMEMVKKLQKVGSLEPQVEVLINRINEIQQAKKKVNEDVGEARTISEALQKELDSLHGEKVRLKEILSKKQETLRNLRLYCQEKESEAQRKHTMLQECKERISALNVQIEEEKKKQRQLRLAFEEQLEDLMGQHKDLWDFHPEQLAREICTLDSSKEQLLKEEKLVEAKLEDVKQQLCSLCGAEGASTLDEGLFLRSQEAAATVQLFQEEHMKAEELLAAAAQHHQQLQQKCQQLQQKRQRLKEELEKHGTQVPAQAQSTQEEEAGPGDVASPKPLKAREKKDLELHTKQGLMSS, from the exons ATGGCCGGAAGGTCCCTGGCGTCGAAGGCCGAGCCCGCCGCAGCAGCCACGGACATGGCGGAGAAGGACGGAGGTA GGCAGGACACATCCTCACAGAAAATTGAAGACTTGATGGAAATGGTGAAAAAGCTGCAGAAAG TGGGAAGCCTAGAGCCCCAAGTTGAGGTCCTGATTAACCGGATTAATGAGATCCAGCAAG CAAAAAAGAAGGTCAATGAAGACGTAGGAGAGGCCCGGACCATCTCTGAAGCCCTGCAGAAGGAACTGGACTCGC TGCATGGAGAGAAAGTACGCCTGAAGGAGATCTTGAGCAAAAAGCAAG AGACCCTGAGGAACCTCCGGCTGTACTGCCAGGAGaaggaaagtgaggcacagag GAAGCATACCATGTTGCAGGAGTGCAAAGAGAGAATTTCTGCTCTGAATGTACAGAtcgaagaagagaagaaaaaacagagacaGCTGAG GTTGGCTTTCGAGGAACAGCTGGAAGATCTGATGGGCCAACACAAGGACCTCTGGGACTTCCAC CCGGAGCAGCTAGCAAGAGAGATCTGCACCCTGGACAGCAGCAAGGAGCAGCTGCTCAAGGAAG AGAAGCTGGTCGAGGCAAAGCTGGAAGATGTGAAGCAACAGCTGTGCTCCCTGTGTGGTGCTGAGGGCGCCTCCACCCTTGATGAGGGGCTCTTTCTCCGTAGCCAGGAGGCAGCAGCCACAGT GCAGCTGTTTCAGGAAGAGCACATGAAGGCTGAGGAGCTCCTAGCAGCTGCAGCCCAGCACCACCAGCAGCTGCAGCAAAAGTGCCAGCAACTGCAGCAGAAGCGGCAGAG GCTGAAGGAGGAGCTAGAAAAGCATGGAACACAGGTCCCTGCCCAAGCCCAGAGCACACAAGAGGAAGAGGCTGGCCCAGGAGATGTG GCCAGTCCCAAGCCCCTAAAAGCCCGTGAGAAGAAAGACCTGGAGCTGCACACCAAGCAGGGCTTGATGTCCTCATAG
- the SYCE1 gene encoding synaptonemal complex central element protein 1 isoform X8 — translation MAGRSLASKAEPAAAATDMAEKDGVGSLEPQVEVLINRINEIQQAKKKVNEDVGEARTISEALQKELDSLHGEKVRLKEILSKKQETLRNLRLYCQEKESEAQRKHTMLQECKERISALNVQIEEEKKKQRQLRLAFEEQLEDLMGQHKDLWDFHKPEQLAREICTLDSSKEQLLKEEKLVEAKLEDVKQQLCSLCGAEGASTLDEGLFLRSQEAAATVQLFQEEHMKAEELLAAAAQHHQQLQQKCQQLQQKRQRLKEELEKHGTQVPAQAQSTQEEEAGPGDVAKRTHSTPDPGPRR, via the exons ATGGCCGGAAGGTCCCTGGCGTCGAAGGCCGAGCCCGCCGCAGCAGCCACGGACATGGCGGAGAAGGACGGAG TGGGAAGCCTAGAGCCCCAAGTTGAGGTCCTGATTAACCGGATTAATGAGATCCAGCAAG CAAAAAAGAAGGTCAATGAAGACGTAGGAGAGGCCCGGACCATCTCTGAAGCCCTGCAGAAGGAACTGGACTCGC TGCATGGAGAGAAAGTACGCCTGAAGGAGATCTTGAGCAAAAAGCAAG AGACCCTGAGGAACCTCCGGCTGTACTGCCAGGAGaaggaaagtgaggcacagag GAAGCATACCATGTTGCAGGAGTGCAAAGAGAGAATTTCTGCTCTGAATGTACAGAtcgaagaagagaagaaaaaacagagacaGCTGAG GTTGGCTTTCGAGGAACAGCTGGAAGATCTGATGGGCCAACACAAGGACCTCTGGGACTTCCAC AAGCCGGAGCAGCTAGCAAGAGAGATCTGCACCCTGGACAGCAGCAAGGAGCAGCTGCTCAAGGAAG AGAAGCTGGTCGAGGCAAAGCTGGAAGATGTGAAGCAACAGCTGTGCTCCCTGTGTGGTGCTGAGGGCGCCTCCACCCTTGATGAGGGGCTCTTTCTCCGTAGCCAGGAGGCAGCAGCCACAGT GCAGCTGTTTCAGGAAGAGCACATGAAGGCTGAGGAGCTCCTAGCAGCTGCAGCCCAGCACCACCAGCAGCTGCAGCAAAAGTGCCAGCAACTGCAGCAGAAGCGGCAGAG GCTGAAGGAGGAGCTAGAAAAGCATGGAACACAGGTCCCTGCCCAAGCCCAGAGCACACAAGAGGAAGAGGCTGGCCCAGGAGATGTG GCCAAGAGGACACACTCCACCCCTGACCCTGGCCCAAGGCGCTAA
- the SYCE1 gene encoding synaptonemal complex central element protein 1 isoform X2 gives MAGRSLASKAEPAAAATDMAEKDGGQDTSSQKIEDLMEMVKKLQKVGSLEPQVEVLINRINEIQQAKKKVNEDVGEARTISEALQKELDSLHGEKVRLKEILSKKQETLRNLRLYCQEKESEAQRKHTMLQECKERISALNVQIEEEKKKQRQLRLAFEEQLEDLMGQHKDLWDFHKPEQLAREICTLDSSKEQLLKEEKLVEAKLEDVKQQLCSLCGAEGASTLDEGLFLRSQEAAATVQLFQEEHMKAEELLAAAAQHHQQLQQKCQQLQQKRQRLKEELEKHGTQVPAQAQSTQEEEAGPGDVASPKPLKAREKKDLELHTKQGLMSS, from the exons ATGGCCGGAAGGTCCCTGGCGTCGAAGGCCGAGCCCGCCGCAGCAGCCACGGACATGGCGGAGAAGGACGGAG GGCAGGACACATCCTCACAGAAAATTGAAGACTTGATGGAAATGGTGAAAAAGCTGCAGAAAG TGGGAAGCCTAGAGCCCCAAGTTGAGGTCCTGATTAACCGGATTAATGAGATCCAGCAAG CAAAAAAGAAGGTCAATGAAGACGTAGGAGAGGCCCGGACCATCTCTGAAGCCCTGCAGAAGGAACTGGACTCGC TGCATGGAGAGAAAGTACGCCTGAAGGAGATCTTGAGCAAAAAGCAAG AGACCCTGAGGAACCTCCGGCTGTACTGCCAGGAGaaggaaagtgaggcacagag GAAGCATACCATGTTGCAGGAGTGCAAAGAGAGAATTTCTGCTCTGAATGTACAGAtcgaagaagagaagaaaaaacagagacaGCTGAG GTTGGCTTTCGAGGAACAGCTGGAAGATCTGATGGGCCAACACAAGGACCTCTGGGACTTCCAC AAGCCGGAGCAGCTAGCAAGAGAGATCTGCACCCTGGACAGCAGCAAGGAGCAGCTGCTCAAGGAAG AGAAGCTGGTCGAGGCAAAGCTGGAAGATGTGAAGCAACAGCTGTGCTCCCTGTGTGGTGCTGAGGGCGCCTCCACCCTTGATGAGGGGCTCTTTCTCCGTAGCCAGGAGGCAGCAGCCACAGT GCAGCTGTTTCAGGAAGAGCACATGAAGGCTGAGGAGCTCCTAGCAGCTGCAGCCCAGCACCACCAGCAGCTGCAGCAAAAGTGCCAGCAACTGCAGCAGAAGCGGCAGAG GCTGAAGGAGGAGCTAGAAAAGCATGGAACACAGGTCCCTGCCCAAGCCCAGAGCACACAAGAGGAAGAGGCTGGCCCAGGAGATGTG GCCAGTCCCAAGCCCCTAAAAGCCCGTGAGAAGAAAGACCTGGAGCTGCACACCAAGCAGGGCTTGATGTCCTCATAG
- the SYCE1 gene encoding synaptonemal complex central element protein 1 isoform X5 — translation MAGRSLASKAEPAAAATDMAEKDGGRQDTSSQKIEDLMEMVKKLQKVGSLEPQVEVLINRINEIQQAKKKVNEDVGEARTISEALQKELDSLHGEKVRLKEILSKKQETLRNLRLYCQEKESEAQRKHTMLQECKERISALNVQIEEEKKKQRQLRLAFEEQLEDLMGQHKDLWDFHKPEQLAREICTLDSSKEQLLKEEKLVEAKLEDVKQQLCSLCGAEGASTLDEGLFLRSQEAAATVQLFQEEHMKAEELLAAAAQHHQQLQQKCQQLQQKRQRLKEELEKHGTQVPAQAQSTQEEEAGPGDVAKRTHSTPDPGPRR, via the exons ATGGCCGGAAGGTCCCTGGCGTCGAAGGCCGAGCCCGCCGCAGCAGCCACGGACATGGCGGAGAAGGACGGAGGTA GGCAGGACACATCCTCACAGAAAATTGAAGACTTGATGGAAATGGTGAAAAAGCTGCAGAAAG TGGGAAGCCTAGAGCCCCAAGTTGAGGTCCTGATTAACCGGATTAATGAGATCCAGCAAG CAAAAAAGAAGGTCAATGAAGACGTAGGAGAGGCCCGGACCATCTCTGAAGCCCTGCAGAAGGAACTGGACTCGC TGCATGGAGAGAAAGTACGCCTGAAGGAGATCTTGAGCAAAAAGCAAG AGACCCTGAGGAACCTCCGGCTGTACTGCCAGGAGaaggaaagtgaggcacagag GAAGCATACCATGTTGCAGGAGTGCAAAGAGAGAATTTCTGCTCTGAATGTACAGAtcgaagaagagaagaaaaaacagagacaGCTGAG GTTGGCTTTCGAGGAACAGCTGGAAGATCTGATGGGCCAACACAAGGACCTCTGGGACTTCCAC AAGCCGGAGCAGCTAGCAAGAGAGATCTGCACCCTGGACAGCAGCAAGGAGCAGCTGCTCAAGGAAG AGAAGCTGGTCGAGGCAAAGCTGGAAGATGTGAAGCAACAGCTGTGCTCCCTGTGTGGTGCTGAGGGCGCCTCCACCCTTGATGAGGGGCTCTTTCTCCGTAGCCAGGAGGCAGCAGCCACAGT GCAGCTGTTTCAGGAAGAGCACATGAAGGCTGAGGAGCTCCTAGCAGCTGCAGCCCAGCACCACCAGCAGCTGCAGCAAAAGTGCCAGCAACTGCAGCAGAAGCGGCAGAG GCTGAAGGAGGAGCTAGAAAAGCATGGAACACAGGTCCCTGCCCAAGCCCAGAGCACACAAGAGGAAGAGGCTGGCCCAGGAGATGTG GCCAAGAGGACACACTCCACCCCTGACCCTGGCCCAAGGCGCTAA
- the SYCE1 gene encoding synaptonemal complex central element protein 1 isoform X6 has translation MAGRSLASKAEPAAAATDMAEKDGGQDTSSQKIEDLMEMVKKLQKVGSLEPQVEVLINRINEIQQAKKKVNEDVGEARTISEALQKELDSLHGEKVRLKEILSKKQETLRNLRLYCQEKESEAQRKHTMLQECKERISALNVQIEEEKKKQRQLRLAFEEQLEDLMGQHKDLWDFHKPEQLAREICTLDSSKEQLLKEEKLVEAKLEDVKQQLCSLCGAEGASTLDEGLFLRSQEAAATVQLFQEEHMKAEELLAAAAQHHQQLQQKCQQLQQKRQRLKEELEKHGTQVPAQAQSTQEEEAGPGDVAKRTHSTPDPGPRR, from the exons ATGGCCGGAAGGTCCCTGGCGTCGAAGGCCGAGCCCGCCGCAGCAGCCACGGACATGGCGGAGAAGGACGGAG GGCAGGACACATCCTCACAGAAAATTGAAGACTTGATGGAAATGGTGAAAAAGCTGCAGAAAG TGGGAAGCCTAGAGCCCCAAGTTGAGGTCCTGATTAACCGGATTAATGAGATCCAGCAAG CAAAAAAGAAGGTCAATGAAGACGTAGGAGAGGCCCGGACCATCTCTGAAGCCCTGCAGAAGGAACTGGACTCGC TGCATGGAGAGAAAGTACGCCTGAAGGAGATCTTGAGCAAAAAGCAAG AGACCCTGAGGAACCTCCGGCTGTACTGCCAGGAGaaggaaagtgaggcacagag GAAGCATACCATGTTGCAGGAGTGCAAAGAGAGAATTTCTGCTCTGAATGTACAGAtcgaagaagagaagaaaaaacagagacaGCTGAG GTTGGCTTTCGAGGAACAGCTGGAAGATCTGATGGGCCAACACAAGGACCTCTGGGACTTCCAC AAGCCGGAGCAGCTAGCAAGAGAGATCTGCACCCTGGACAGCAGCAAGGAGCAGCTGCTCAAGGAAG AGAAGCTGGTCGAGGCAAAGCTGGAAGATGTGAAGCAACAGCTGTGCTCCCTGTGTGGTGCTGAGGGCGCCTCCACCCTTGATGAGGGGCTCTTTCTCCGTAGCCAGGAGGCAGCAGCCACAGT GCAGCTGTTTCAGGAAGAGCACATGAAGGCTGAGGAGCTCCTAGCAGCTGCAGCCCAGCACCACCAGCAGCTGCAGCAAAAGTGCCAGCAACTGCAGCAGAAGCGGCAGAG GCTGAAGGAGGAGCTAGAAAAGCATGGAACACAGGTCCCTGCCCAAGCCCAGAGCACACAAGAGGAAGAGGCTGGCCCAGGAGATGTG GCCAAGAGGACACACTCCACCCCTGACCCTGGCCCAAGGCGCTAA
- the SYCE1 gene encoding synaptonemal complex central element protein 1 isoform X1: protein MAGRSLASKAEPAAAATDMAEKDGGRQDTSSQKIEDLMEMVKKLQKVGSLEPQVEVLINRINEIQQAKKKVNEDVGEARTISEALQKELDSLHGEKVRLKEILSKKQETLRNLRLYCQEKESEAQRKHTMLQECKERISALNVQIEEEKKKQRQLRLAFEEQLEDLMGQHKDLWDFHKPEQLAREICTLDSSKEQLLKEEKLVEAKLEDVKQQLCSLCGAEGASTLDEGLFLRSQEAAATVQLFQEEHMKAEELLAAAAQHHQQLQQKCQQLQQKRQRLKEELEKHGTQVPAQAQSTQEEEAGPGDVASPKPLKAREKKDLELHTKQGLMSS from the exons ATGGCCGGAAGGTCCCTGGCGTCGAAGGCCGAGCCCGCCGCAGCAGCCACGGACATGGCGGAGAAGGACGGAGGTA GGCAGGACACATCCTCACAGAAAATTGAAGACTTGATGGAAATGGTGAAAAAGCTGCAGAAAG TGGGAAGCCTAGAGCCCCAAGTTGAGGTCCTGATTAACCGGATTAATGAGATCCAGCAAG CAAAAAAGAAGGTCAATGAAGACGTAGGAGAGGCCCGGACCATCTCTGAAGCCCTGCAGAAGGAACTGGACTCGC TGCATGGAGAGAAAGTACGCCTGAAGGAGATCTTGAGCAAAAAGCAAG AGACCCTGAGGAACCTCCGGCTGTACTGCCAGGAGaaggaaagtgaggcacagag GAAGCATACCATGTTGCAGGAGTGCAAAGAGAGAATTTCTGCTCTGAATGTACAGAtcgaagaagagaagaaaaaacagagacaGCTGAG GTTGGCTTTCGAGGAACAGCTGGAAGATCTGATGGGCCAACACAAGGACCTCTGGGACTTCCAC AAGCCGGAGCAGCTAGCAAGAGAGATCTGCACCCTGGACAGCAGCAAGGAGCAGCTGCTCAAGGAAG AGAAGCTGGTCGAGGCAAAGCTGGAAGATGTGAAGCAACAGCTGTGCTCCCTGTGTGGTGCTGAGGGCGCCTCCACCCTTGATGAGGGGCTCTTTCTCCGTAGCCAGGAGGCAGCAGCCACAGT GCAGCTGTTTCAGGAAGAGCACATGAAGGCTGAGGAGCTCCTAGCAGCTGCAGCCCAGCACCACCAGCAGCTGCAGCAAAAGTGCCAGCAACTGCAGCAGAAGCGGCAGAG GCTGAAGGAGGAGCTAGAAAAGCATGGAACACAGGTCCCTGCCCAAGCCCAGAGCACACAAGAGGAAGAGGCTGGCCCAGGAGATGTG GCCAGTCCCAAGCCCCTAAAAGCCCGTGAGAAGAAAGACCTGGAGCTGCACACCAAGCAGGGCTTGATGTCCTCATAG